The Chanodichthys erythropterus isolate Z2021 chromosome 12, ASM2448905v1, whole genome shotgun sequence genome contains a region encoding:
- the LOC137032487 gene encoding uncharacterized protein, with product MTLKKEKKLPMIMEEKTTHGEHKYVARHTMSSIAVDTSTGDSDPSLRSETRVDDESAHISSPQLMSSIAVDTSTGDSDPSLRSETRVDDESAHISSPQLMSSIAVDTSTGDSDPSLRSETRVDDESAHISSPQLIVTQLQNEVFVPRLRRTKSIIMKDTDLQDSGELFDSTPESSDNYVPNTTSESDSDVSLTLNPTKRQLLDELNVDESGSVSSPDCDTTTTDKMNSLTSEASGTGEEPSSSQNTINAVVVCEYQKRDGSRVYNKRHYCLYCSKPYAKMARHLESSHVNKSDVARALSFPKGSKERKQQLDYIRNRGNYAHNAAVMESGEGELVPFKRPPKKVQGEDFMHCAYCQGLFTRKVLWRHMRSCRLKPQAVLPKPGKNRVQSMCTYTGPVPSNMSKQLWGVISAMNPDPITDIIKNDTVITDIGQHLLNKGGLSAKNKQHVREKMRELGRLIHNARRVTSLKRMEDCVNPKKYMETVKAVKYTCGYDSETDKFKIPSLANKLGNSLVKVSKLLKAQGLISNDKQLVNNASEFLEVHENKWNEMISATALRNISEAKWNLPTVMPFTEDVQKMHAYLSEVQDEWFKSLSESPSTKAWMELAKVCLAQMILFNRRREGEVASMPLSAFLSRDTSDPHEDVDWALSEVEKKLCRHFTRVVTRGKRGRPVPILLTPKMLCALELLVKQREACAVLKDNAYMFARPEAMTHFRGSDCLRGFAKACGAKCPKSLTSTRLRKHAATLSTVLNMTDTEMDQLANFLGHDIRIHREFYRLPEKTLQLAKISKVLMALEQGKLAEFHGKNLDEIGIDPDEKVIDCDEEDGCIQEEHCSSTVDEPSAEVALSPTERNDMPPPPKRRKPPSDQEMPSRANAMRPSSKGKTTQKIPWQQTEVQAVERHMKRFITSLTVPAKSDCDKCLKAEPEALKNRNWKTVKFYIYNRITAYKKKLQCK from the exons ATGACATTAAAGAAGGAGAAGAAATTACCTATGATTATGGAGGAGAAGACTACCCATGGAGAACACAAGTACGTTGCAAGGCACACT ATGAGCAGCATTGCTGTTGATACCAGTACAGGTGATTCTGATCCATCTCTCCGGTCAGAGACTCGGGTGGACGATGAATCTGCTCATATCAGCTCTCCTCAACTG ATGAGCAGCATTGCTGTTGATACCAGTACAGGTGATTCTGATCCATCTCTCCGGTCAGAGACTCGGGTGGACGATGAATCTGCTCATATCAGCTCTCCTCAACTG ATGAGCAGCATTGCTGTTGATACCAGTACAGGTGATTCTGATCCATCTCTCCGGTCAGAGACTCGGGTGGACGATGAATCTGCTCATATCAGCTCTCCTCAACTG ATTGTGACACAGCTTCAAAATGAAGTTTTTGTACCCAGACTGAGACGGACTAAAAGTATCATA atgAAAGACACGGATCTTCAAGATTCTGGTGAGCTCTTTGATTCTACACCAGAGAGTTCAGATAATTACGTTCCAAATACCACTTCCGAAAGTGACAGTGATGTTAGCCTTACACTAAACCCAACAAAACGTCAGCTTCTTGATGAACTGAATGTTGATGAATCTGGCTCAGTGAGTTCCCCTGACTGTGACACAACAACCACAGACAAAATGAACAGCCTCACGTCTGAAGCATCTGGAACAGGAGAAGAACCCAGTTCAAGTCAGAACACAATAAATGCCGTAGTTGTTTGTGAATACCAAAAAAGAGATGGCAGTAGAGTGTACAACAAGAGACATTACTGCTTGTATTGCTCTAAACCTTATGCTAAGATGGCAAGGCATCTAGAAAGTTCACATGTAAATAAATCTGATGTGGCTAGAGCTCTAAGCTTTCCAAAGGGTTCAAAGGAGAGAAAACAACAGCTGGATTATATTCGCAACAGAGGAAACTATGCCCACAATGCTGCTGTTATGGAATCAGGAGAGGGGGAACTAGTGCCATTTAAACGGCCACCTAAAAAAGTGCAGGGAGAAGATTTCATGCATTGTGCATACTGTCAAGGACTTTTTACAAGAAAGGTCCTGTGGCGACACATGCGTTCTTGTAGACTTAAACCTCAGGCAGTCCTCCCCAAACCAGGAAAAAACCGTGTTCAGTCCATGTGTACGTACACTGGGCCTGTGCCTTCAAACATGTCCAAACAACTGTGGGGAGTAATCAGTGCTATGAATCCTGACCCAATCAcagatataataaaaaatgacacaGTAATTACTGATATTGGGCAGCACTTGTTAAACAAAGGTGGGCTATCAGCCAAGAATAAACAGCATGTGCGAGAGAAGATGCGAGAATTGGGAAGGTTGATTCACAATGCGAGGAGAGTCACCTCCTTAAAAAGAATGGAAGATTGTGTAAATCCAAAGAAGTACATGGAGACTGTCAAAGCTGTCAAGTATACGTGTGGGTATGACAGTGAAACCGACAAATTCAAGATTCCATCGCTTGCAAACAAGCTTGGTAATTCCCTGGTTAAAGTAAGCAAACTCTTAAAAGCCCAGGGCTTAATCTCAAATGACAAACAGCTTGTGAATAATGCCAGTGAGTTTCTTGAAGTCCATGAGAACAAGTGGAACGAGATGATCTCGGCTACAGCATTGAGGAACATCAGTGAAGCAAAGTGGAATCTACCCACTGTCATGCCCTTTACTGAAGATGTTCAAAAAATGCATGCATATCTCAGTGAAGTGCAAGACGAGTGGTTCAAATCACTCTCTGAAAGTCCCTCTACTAAAGCCTGGATGGAGCTGGCGAAGGTATGTCTAGCCCAGATGATTCTCTTTAACCGGCGCAGGGAAGGAGAGGTGGCCAGCATGCCTTTGTCTGCCTTTCTATCAAGAGACACCTCTGATCCGCATGAGGATGTGGACTGGGCACTCTCTGAAGTGGAAAAAAAACTCTGCAGACACTTCACAAGGGTTGTCACCAGGGGAAAGCGTGGTCGACCAGTTCCAATTCTTCTTACACCAAAAATGCTGTGTGCCTTAGAACTCCTTGTTAAGCAGAGAGAGGCTTGTGCGGTTTTAAAAGACAATGCCTATATGTTTGCTAGACCAGAAGCCATGACACATTTTCGAGGGTCAGACTGCCTCCGTGGCTTTGCCAAGGCATGTGGTGCAAAGTGTCCCAAGTCACTGACATCTACCAGACTGCGAAAGCATGCCGCAACCCTTTCAACAGTGCTGAATATGACCGACACCGAGATGGACCAGCTGGCAAACTTTCTTGGACACGACATAAGAATCCATCGTGAGTTCTATCGACTCCCCGAGAAGACCCTGCAACTTGCCAAGATCAGCAAAGTTCTAATGGCTCTTGAGCAAGGAAAATTAGCTGAGTTCCATGGCAAGAACTTGGACGAAATTGGGATAGATCCTGATG AAAAAGTTATTGACTGTGACGAGGAAGATGGGTGCATACAAGAGGAACACTGTTCATCTACCGTCGACG AACCATCAGCAGAGGTGGCACTTTCTCCTACCGAGAGGAATGATATGCCGCCACCACCCAAGAGACGCAAACCACCATCAGATCAAGAGATGCCTTCAAGAGCCAATGCTATGAGGCCTTCTTCCAAAG GTAAAACTACACAGAAGATTCCCTGGCAGCAGACTGAGGTGCAGGCAGTGGAAAGGCACATGAAGCGTTTTATCACATCACTCACTGTTCCAGCAAAGAGCGACTGTGACAAATGTCTTAAAGCTGAACCAGAAGCGCTGAAGAACCGCAATTGGAAGACCGTAaagttttacatttataatcgTATTACAGCTTACAAAAAGAAATTGCAGTGCAAATAA